The genomic segment CTATATTTTACTATTGACTATAATATATTTTTATAATAGTATTATAATGTAATATATTTTATTCTCTAGGAGGTAAAAATGTCTAGTGAAATAAGAGCTGAAGAATTAAAAATGGTTAAAGAAAGTAAACTTATTATTCCAGATAAAAATAAACAGAAAAAAACAAATATTGGTAGCTTGCAAGAATTTAATAGGTTGTTAAAAAAGTCATGGGATAGACCAGAGGATTTTTGGGCTGATGTGGCAAGTGAATTATTTTGGTATCATCCATGGGAGAAAACAATAGAGGGTGAATTGCCCAATTTTAAATTTTTTGTTGGTGGTATCTCTAACCCTGCTTATAATATGTTGGATATTAATCTAGAAAGAGGTTATGGGAATAAACTTGCACTTATATGGGAAGGAGAAAATTATGAAACTAAATTTTATACTTATAGAATGCTTTATTGCGAGGTAAATAAATTTTGCAATGTTTTAAAAAGCTTTGGTCTAAAAAAAGGAGATCGTGTTGCTATTTATTTGCCAAATTTTGCAGAAACTGTTATTGCTATCTTAGCATGTTATCGTATGGGAGTATTGTTTAATACTGTATTTTCAGGGTTTTCACCAAATGCATTAAAAGATAGATTAATTAATTTTGAACCCCAAGTTTTTATTACAGCTGATGGTGGTTATAGAAGAGGTAGGCTTATACCTCTAAAGGAAAGAGCTGATTTAATACTCAATGATATCACAGGGATCAAAGCATGTATAGTTGTAAAAAGGGCGGGAAATGATGTTGATATGAAAGAAGGCAGAGACTATTGGTGGGATGATTTGATGAAAAATGTAGGAAGTAGCTACGAACCAGAATTAATAGAAGCAAATGAACCTGGTTTGGTTTTCTACACAAGCGGCACTGCAGGAAAACCAAAAGGGGTTGTTCATTCAGGGAATGCATTTGTAATAAACAACTATGTCTATGCAAAATACCACTTGGATTTACATCCCGATGATATATTCTGGTGTATGGCTGATATTGGATGGCTCACAATGCATATTTGGGGGGTAGCAGGGGCTCTTTCTAATGGAGTTACTACTGTTTTTTATGAAGGTTCAATTGATTACCCTACCCATGATAGGGTATATAAGATTATTGAAAAATATAGGATAAGTAAGTGGTGGTCTACTCCTACAGCTACAAGGCTGCTTATGAAATTTGGTGAAGACATAGCTAAGCCT from the Deferribacterota bacterium genome contains:
- a CDS encoding acetate--CoA ligase, with protein sequence MSSEIRAEELKMVKESKLIIPDKNKQKKTNIGSLQEFNRLLKKSWDRPEDFWADVASELFWYHPWEKTIEGELPNFKFFVGGISNPAYNMLDINLERGYGNKLALIWEGENYETKFYTYRMLYCEVNKFCNVLKSFGLKKGDRVAIYLPNFAETVIAILACYRMGVLFNTVFSGFSPNALKDRLINFEPQVFITADGGYRRGRLIPLKERADLILNDITGIKACIVVKRAGNDVDMKEGRDYWWDDLMKNVGSSYEPELIEANEPGLVFYTSGTAGKPKGVVHSGNAFVINNYVYAKYHLDLHPDDIFWCMADIGWLTMHIWGVAGALSNGVTTVFYEGSIDYPTHDRVYKIIEKYRISKWWSTPTATRLLMKFGEDIAKPYDLSSLDVIAFVGEPLNPEAWWWLYDKICNKNVYLNNTYGQTETAGCPLAGAAWLTPMKPGSCGINFLGAHMDIVDENGKSVPPMTVGNLIMRKPIPMLVRTLWKDHEGYLKIYFSQVQGAYFTYDVAIKDNDGHYWVLARTDDVINVAGHRLSTMEVESVAAEVDGVAEAAVVGTADVVKGSVPVIFVTIKEGYDEEKIKQQIINNIIEKISKIAVPANILNVPVMPKTPSGKIMRRLLREIIEKGNIESDITGLENPESIEIITKIVKSKD